ACCGCCCAGGCGAAGAAGGAGGCCCTCCAGGCCGCCGGCGCCTTGGTGGCCGAGACCGCAGCGGATATCGGGCCCCTCATGGCAAAGGCCCTGGCGTAAGGGGCTGCGCGGGCGCATTCTCCCCTTGCACCCCCCTCAGCGTACCGACGCGTACGCCTTCGGGGGGTTGCAGCGGGTCGTCTGCATCCCGCTCGCTCCCTTACGCAATTCTGGCTCTGTCTAGACGCCCTGAAAAATCACTGCACGATTTTTAGAACGGGTTTGTGATTGGCCGCCTCTCCGGAATGGAGGGGCGGCTTTTTTGTTTGGAAGCGGCATCTTTTGCTTTGCGTTTTTGGCCACGCTCATGCGATGCACCTCCCTTCTATTAATGGAGTAGGAATTGCAGTTTGGGCATCGGTCAATGGAGTGATCGAGGATCGTCCGGCCGACGAAAGTCTCTTCGATGCCATGCTCCCGACAAAGGGAACATGGCTTTTTCCGGGTATACCCGGGTGAAGGATTCGTTCCTCCACAATCCGAAGTCCGATCCAGAACAGCGCAAGAGGGAACAGATCCGATGATCAAAAAGCGTGGGCTCCTGCAACTGATGTGGATGCTTCTCCTTTCGTGGTTCGCACCGGAAAGCTCCGCGGCCACGGAGGGGCGATACACGGGAACCACCAGCGCTGGAGATCCGTTCTGGCTTCACGTCAACAGCGCATCGGCCATCGACACGTTCTCGATCAAATACACTGTTTACGACTTTTACGGCGATCCTGTCGTCACCTCGACGGTGACCCAGTACTTCATGCCTGGGTATACGATCCCGATCACCGTGAACAGCTTCTCCTACGAGAAGAAGAATTCCACCGACACCACGATGTTCGCTGGGACAATTTCTGGCACCACCGCATCGGGAACATTCTACTACAGCAAAAGTGTCTTCACGAAATACGACCGCGAAGCCTCCGAGAAGTTGACCTGGACGGCTGTCTTCGGGACGCCTACCGGATATTCCGTCAAGTACAATGGCAACCTCAACAACAACGGCTCCGCCCCGATCGACGCAACCATCTACGCAACGGGGGCGAAGGCCACCGTTCTCACCAGCGGCTCGCTGAGCAGAACGGGGTACACTTTTTCCAGTTGGAACACAGCTGCCAACGGCTCCGGCACCTCGTATGCACCCGCCTCGACGATCACCATCGGGTCGGCCAATGTCGTTTTGTACGCCAGGTGGACGGCGTTGCCTTCCTATTCCGTCACCTATAACGCGAATGGCGCCACCAGCGGCACCGCTGCCTTCGATGCTTCGATCTACAACTCCGGAGCATCGGTCACTGTTCTCGGAAACACGGGATCCCTCGCCAAGACCGGATACACCTTCGTGGGATGGAACACCGCCGCCGACGGATCCGGCGCTTCCTTCGCGCCCGCTGCCTCCTTCGCCATGGGATCCGCAAACGTCACCCTCTACGCCAAGTGGAGGGCCCTCCCGACGTATTCCGTCAACTACGACGCCAATGGCGCCACCAGCGGAACCGCTCCAACCGATCCCGCCACCTACCTCGCCGCCGCATCGGTCACCGTCCTGGGCAATACCGGATCCCTCGCCAAGACCGGATACACCTTCGTGGGATGGAACACCGCCGCCGATGGATCCGGCGCTTCCTTCGCGCCCGCTGCCTCCTTCGCCATGGGATCCGCAAACGTCACCCTCTACGCCAAGTGGAGGGCCCTCCCGACGTATTCCGTCAACTACGACGCCAATGGCGCCACCAGCGGAACCGCTCCAACCGATCCCCCCACCTACCTCGCCGCCGCATCGGTCACCGTCCTGGGCAATACCGGATCCCTCGCCAAGACCGGATACACCTTCGTGGGATGGAACACCGCCGCCGATGGATCCGGTGCTTCCTTCGCGCCCGCGGCCTCCTTCGCCATGGGATCCGCAAACGTCACCCTCTACGCCAAGTGGAGGGCCCTCCCGACGTATTCCGTCAACTACGACGGAAACGGAAACACCAGCGGAACCGCTCCAACCGATCCCGCCACCTACCTC
This DNA window, taken from Fibrobacterota bacterium, encodes the following:
- a CDS encoding InlB B-repeat-containing protein; translation: MIKKRGLLQLMWMLLLSWFAPESSAATEGRYTGTTSAGDPFWLHVNSASAIDTFSIKYTVYDFYGDPVVTSTVTQYFMPGYTIPITVNSFSYEKKNSTDTTMFAGTISGTTASGTFYYSKSVFTKYDREASEKLTWTAVFGTPTGYSVKYNGNLNNNGSAPIDATIYATGAKATVLTSGSLSRTGYTFSSWNTAANGSGTSYAPASTITIGSANVVLYARWTALPSYSVTYNANGATSGTAAFDASIYNSGASVTVLGNTGSLAKTGYTFVGWNTAADGSGASFAPAASFAMGSANVTLYAKWRALPTYSVNYDANGATSGTAPTDPATYLAAASVTVLGNTGSLAKTGYTFVGWNTAADGSGASFAPAASFAMGSANVTLYAKWRALPTYSVNYDANGATSGTAPTDPPTYLAAASVTVLGNTGSLAKTGYTFVGWNTAADGSGASFAPAASFAMGSANVTLYAKWRALPTYSVNYDGNGNTSGTAPTDPATYLAAASVTVLGNTGSLAKTGYTFVGWNTAADGSGASFAPAASFAMGSANVTLYAKWRALPTYSVTYDANGATSGTAPTDPATYLAAASVTVLGNTGSLAKTGYTFVGWNTAADGSGASFAPAASFSMGSANVTLHAKWRALPYRVIAITDGHGAVTPSDTQTVAFGNTIRLRSTPEAGYHFANWSVVRGNPKITSANVDSTDLIAGGDSLVISVRATFQKNSYALKISHQVGTDPAVLDKDTTASFGDTIALNAPALSGKTFLHWTVGGSTAKLVDSAKADAKVVLNAGDATVVAVYKESGISVLRKGMPTSLDLVYDGRMSMLIVAVPERRDESATHVQIDLIDHQGRSVARLVNSRLTPGYHRFDLKTSGISSGRLISRMRADGFDKAISTPVLR